Proteins encoded together in one Rhinopithecus roxellana isolate Shanxi Qingling chromosome 3, ASM756505v1, whole genome shotgun sequence window:
- the LOC104675640 gene encoding survival motor neuron protein, with protein sequence MAMSSGGSGGGVLEQEDSVLFRRGTGQSDDSDIWDDTALIKAYDKAVASFKHALKNGDICETSGKPKTTPKRKPAKKNKSQKKNTAAPLKQWKVGDKCSAIWSEDGCIYPATIASVDFKRETCVVVYTGYGNREEQNLSDLLSPISEVANNIEQNAQENENESQVSTDESENSRSPGSKSDNIKSKSAPWNSFLPPPPPMPGPRLGPGKPGLKFNGPPPPPPPPPPHLLSCWLPPFPSGPPIIPPPPPICPDSLEDADALGSMLISWYMSGYHTGYYMGFRQNQKEGRCSHSLN encoded by the exons ATGGCGATGAGCAGCGGCGGCAGTGGTGGCGGCGTCCTGGAGCAGGAGGATTCCGTGCTGTTCCGGCGCGGCACAGGCCAG AGCGATGATTCTGACATTTGGGATGATACAGCATTGATAAAAGCATATGATAAAGCTGTGGCTTCATTTAAG CATGCTCTAAAGAATGGTGACATTTGTGAAACTTCAGGTAAACCAAAAACCACACCTAAAAGAAAACCTGCTAAGAAGAATAAAAGCCAAAAGAAGAATACTGCAGCTCCCTTAAaacag TGGAAAGTTGGGGACAAATGTTCTGCCATTTGGTCAGAAGACGGTTGCATTTACCCAGCTACCATTGCTTCAGTTGATTTTAAGAGAGAAACCTGTGTTGTGGTTTACACTGGATATGGAAATAGAGAGGAGCAAAATCTGTCCGATCTACTGTCCCCAATCTCTGAAGTAGCTAATAATATAGAACAGAATGCTCAAGAG aatgaaaatgaaagccaAGTTTCAACagatgaaagtgagaactccaGGTCTCCTGGAAGTAAATCAGATAACATCAAGTCCAAATCTGCTCCATGGAACTCTTTTCTCCCTCCACCACCCCCCATGCCAGGGCCAAGACTTGGACCAGGAAAG CCAGGTCTAAAATTCAATGGCCCACCACCaccgccgccaccaccaccaccccacttACTATCATGCTGGCTGCCTCCATTTCCTTCTGGACCACCG ATAATTCCCCCACCACCTCCCATATGTCCAGATTCTCTTGAGGATGCTGATGCTTTGGGAAGTATGTTAATTTCGTGGTACATGAGTGGCTATCACACTGGCTATTATATG